A portion of the Coraliomargarita parva genome contains these proteins:
- a CDS encoding FRG domain-containing protein, with translation MKIKKARSVMDGFQRALEIASEWSNGEEPFFWFRGVVDNTYDLLPGAHWRSIKEAYDEYEPLVTFSQEAVAYADVGYFNDWKTYFLAQHHGIPTRLLDWTESFSAAMFFALDGAEASKTPCVWLLRPHKLNGYSIKWDGILCPENIRECSLWLPKEQKDVALQSMKDPDGYLYDKAHPLAIYPSKSNKRLIAQQGAFTVHGTDQRPLEKIISEEFSKPEEVLARIDFEGLDLKQARHDLQRLGVRRSSIYPDIDNFVKELKEQYWPDVPKHMPTKTASTKSSPKKKAIKKKAVKKVAKKVVKKMIKKAAKKR, from the coding sequence ATGAAGATAAAAAAAGCTCGCTCGGTCATGGATGGGTTTCAACGAGCACTTGAGATCGCGTCGGAATGGTCAAATGGCGAAGAGCCCTTCTTCTGGTTTAGAGGTGTTGTCGACAATACTTACGATCTACTCCCAGGAGCTCATTGGCGTTCCATTAAAGAAGCTTACGACGAGTATGAACCCCTCGTCACCTTTTCCCAGGAAGCAGTCGCTTACGCAGATGTCGGGTATTTCAATGATTGGAAGACTTATTTTCTGGCTCAACATCATGGCATCCCCACCCGCCTGCTGGATTGGACCGAGAGCTTCTCGGCAGCCATGTTCTTCGCGCTCGATGGTGCCGAAGCTTCAAAAACGCCATGCGTATGGCTCTTAAGACCACACAAGCTCAACGGCTATTCGATCAAATGGGATGGGATTCTCTGCCCCGAGAATATCCGCGAGTGTAGCCTCTGGTTACCAAAGGAGCAGAAAGATGTAGCTCTGCAATCGATGAAAGACCCCGATGGTTATCTGTATGATAAGGCGCACCCACTGGCGATCTATCCATCAAAGTCCAACAAGAGACTAATTGCTCAACAAGGCGCATTTACCGTCCATGGCACAGATCAGAGGCCTTTGGAAAAAATCATTTCTGAAGAATTTTCTAAGCCGGAAGAAGTATTGGCCCGAATCGATTTTGAAGGCTTGGATTTAAAGCAAGCGCGACATGATTTGCAGAGGCTGGGAGTTCGGAGGAGTTCCATCTATCCGGATATCGATAACTTCGTCAAAGAGCTCAAAGAGCAATATTGGCCGGACGTCCCAAAGCACATGCCAACGAAAACGGCTTCCACAAAGAGCTCACCCAAAAAGAAGGCTATCAAAAAGAAGGCGGTTAAGAAAGTCGCGAAGAAGGTAGTCAAAAAGATGATCAAAAAAGCAGCCAAAAAACGCTGA